The window CACACTACAAGAGATTTTGCTATGAAAATAGTTGCAATTATACAGGCGCGTATGGGTTCTACCCGCTTACCTGGAAAAGTGATGAACCAGCTTTGCGATAAAACTGTTTTAGCACACGTTATTACTAGAGTTAAAGCTTGTTCGCTGGTTGATGAAGTCGTGGTAGCAACAACTACAGCATCAGCAGATGATGTAATTGTTACAGAAGCTGAAAAATGTGGTGCTAAATCATTTCGGGGAAGTGAAGCTAATGTTTTAGAACGTTACTATCTAGCAGCTAAAGAACATCAAGCTGAAGTAGTAGTCAGAGTTACTTCTGATTGTCCTTTATTTGATCCTCAAGTTCTTGGCAAAATGTTAGCTGATTTTCAAAACAAAACAACTCAAGGAATAAAAGTAGATTATCTAAGTAATACTTTGAGCAGAAGTTATCCAATTGGTTTGGATGCTGAAATATTTACTTTTAATGCTTTGCAGCTTGCTTTTGTAAATACTCAACAACATTATGAAAGAGAACACGTTACTCCCTATATTTACCAACATCCTGAATTATTTGCTTTACATAACTACAGCAATTCGCAAGATTTATCAGCTTATCGCTGGACTTTAGACACTGAATCAGACTTCATCCTTATTGAAAAGATCTACGCTTCTTTGTATGCAAAAGGTAAAATATTTTCGACAAATGAAATTGTAAATTTATTTAAAGAAATGCCATATCTTAGTCAAGTCAATGCCCATGTCCACCAAAAAATATTAGGGGAATAAAGCAGATAATAATTTTAAATAAATTCATGTCAAGAGCTAAAAAATGTTTTAGTTGATGATAACTAATGGTAACTATTGCAAAAATCACAACCTTGATATTTTTAAGCGCGGATAAACGCATATGTTATTAGGATTTTATAATTATAACAGATGTTGATTAAATAAAATATTAAAATTTTAGGAGTAAAAGTAAGTAGTACTATGATGAATCTTTCCAATATTCAAGTAGCAATTATTGATTATGGAATGGGCAATTTACGTTCTGTAGCTAATGCCTTAGATGTTCTGAAATGTCCGGTAATAATTACAAATAATCCTCAAGATTTGAAACAAGCAAGTCACATTATTTTACCTGGGGTTGGTGCGTTTGCAGATGGGATAAAAAATCTGCAAATTGGGGGTTGGATAGAAGTTTTAGAAGAGGAAGTTAGAGAAAAACGCAAACCATTTTTAGGTATTTGTCTAGGAATGCAGTTGTTAGCTACTATAGGAACTGAACATGGTACGCATAAAGGATTAAATTGGATTTCTGGTACAGTAGAACGTTTACAAATACCAGATACAAGTATCCGCGTACCTCATGTTGGCTGGAATGATGCGAACTTTGTAAAAAAAGATAATTTGTTTGTGGGTTTAGGTAATGCCCAAGCTTTTTATTTTGTCCATAGTTATGTGTTGTTACCAGAAGATATAAGTATTGTTAGTTCGACAGCAGATCATGGTGTAAATTTTGTATCTAGTATTGAAGTGAAAAATATTTATGCGACTCAATTTCATCCCGAAAAAAGTCAAAAAGCCGGGTTAGCAGTTTTAACAAATTTTATTAAAGCAGGTGTATCTCATGCTTAAAAATAGATTAATTCCAGTTTTGTTATTGAAAAATGGTTTGTTAGTTAGAAGCGAATTGTTTAAAATTCATCAAATAATTGGCAATCCTATTTATGAAGTGCGAAGATTTAATGAATGGAATGTAGATGAATTAATATATTTAGATATTAGTAGTGACGAGCAATATGATTTACGCCGTGACGATCATAGAGTTAAAGGTTTAAATAATGCTTTAGATATATTAGACGAAGTTAGCAAGACTTGTTTTATGCCCTTAACTTGGGGTGGGCGGATTCGGAGTGTGGAAGATATGCGCGATCGCATTAGTCGAGGTGCCGATAAAATAACTATTAATACAGCCGCAGTCCATACCCCTGAATTAATTACCCAAGGAGCAAAAGTATTCGGCAGTCAAGCTATTGTAGTTAGTATTGATGTGTTGCGCCATCCCAACGGAGAAACCGAAGTATTTATTGATGGAGGGCAGACACCTACAGGTAAGAAACCTGAAGAATTAGCTAAGGAAGTAGAAGCTCGAGGTGCAGGTGAGATTTTATTAAATAGTATCGATCGCGATGGTACTGGACGCGGCTACGATTTAGATCTGATTAGTGCTGTAGCATCCGTAACTACAATTCCTGTAATTGCCTGCGGCGGTGTAGGACGATACGAAGATTATGCCAAAGGTATTAAAGCAGGTGCTTCGGCTGTAGCTGCCGCTAATATTTGGCACTTTAAAGAACTGTCAGATAGGGGCGGAAAACGGGCGCTCCTCAAAGCAGGTATAAATGTCAGGCTATAGCAGTCAGCCATTAGCTTTGTTTTCACGCCTTTGTTACCAAAGGTTTCAAAACAAAAAATGTCTTAACCTATATAGCTAAAGTTATATTAAATAATCTCTTAATTATGCCAACTCAGTATTGTAGTAAGTGTGTCTACCCAGCTATTAGTGCCACTCCTTTAACTTTTGATGAACATGGTGTTTGTTCTGGTTGCCGAGTCCATCAGCAAAAACAGCATCTAGATTGGCAACAGCGTTGGGAATGGTTAAAAGAATTAACAGATGAATATCGCAGCGATAGCAACTACGACATTTTAATTCCGGTAAGTGGTGGTAAAGATAGCTACTATCAAACTCATGTTGCGGTCAAAGAACTTGGTTTAAAACCCTTATTAGTTACATATCACGGTAACAACTACTTGCCAGAAGGAGAATATAACCTCCAACGTATGCGAGAGGTTTTTGATTGCGACCATATCATCGTCCGTCCCAGCGTTGATGCCTTGATCAAAATGAATCGCATCGGGTTTAAATTACAAGGCGATATGAACTGGCATGGACACTGTGGCATTTTTACCGTACCAATTCAAGTTGCAGCCCGCTATAAAGTACCGCTAATTCTGTGGGGCGAACATGGTTTTATGGATTTAGGCGGAATGTATTCTTACAATGACTTTGTAGAATTTACTGCCAAACATCGCTTAGAACACGCGCTACGGGGTTATGACTGGGATGATTTCACCGATGAAGGTTTAGAAAAACTCGGTCGTCCTGAACTGAAAGAAGGTTTGACAGCAAAAGATTTATTGTGGGCGCAATATCCCTCTGACGAAGAAATTGATGAAGTAGGTGTGCGTGGCATTTACTTAAGCAACTTTGTTAACTGGGAAGCAAATGAACACTCTCAACTGGTAATGCAACATTATGGTTGGCGACCAGCACAGCAACCTTTTGAACGTACTTACCGCCAAATCTCTAATCTTGACGATATGCACGAAAATGGCATCCACGACTACCTAAAATTTATTAAATTTGGTTATGGTCGTGGCTCAGATCATGCTTGTAAAGATATACGTGCAGGTGGGATGACTCGTGAACAAGGGATTGAGATGGTGAGAAAATACGATCATGTCAAGCCACGTCGAGATTTAGAACGTTGGTTAGAGTATGTGGGGATGGATGAGGAGGAGTTTGATGCTATTTGCGATACATTC is drawn from Oculatellaceae cyanobacterium and contains these coding sequences:
- a CDS encoding N-acetyl sugar amidotransferase — its product is MPTQYCSKCVYPAISATPLTFDEHGVCSGCRVHQQKQHLDWQQRWEWLKELTDEYRSDSNYDILIPVSGGKDSYYQTHVAVKELGLKPLLVTYHGNNYLPEGEYNLQRMREVFDCDHIIVRPSVDALIKMNRIGFKLQGDMNWHGHCGIFTVPIQVAARYKVPLILWGEHGFMDLGGMYSYNDFVEFTAKHRLEHALRGYDWDDFTDEGLEKLGRPELKEGLTAKDLLWAQYPSDEEIDEVGVRGIYLSNFVNWEANEHSQLVMQHYGWRPAQQPFERTYRQISNLDDMHENGIHDYLKFIKFGYGRGSDHACKDIRAGGMTREQGIEMVRKYDHVKPRRDLERWLEYVGMDEEEFDAICDTFRDSRVWRVENGKWVKDNIWGEPSAYGVVH
- a CDS encoding glycosyltransferase family protein, encoding MKIVAIIQARMGSTRLPGKVMNQLCDKTVLAHVITRVKACSLVDEVVVATTTASADDVIVTEAEKCGAKSFRGSEANVLERYYLAAKEHQAEVVVRVTSDCPLFDPQVLGKMLADFQNKTTQGIKVDYLSNTLSRSYPIGLDAEIFTFNALQLAFVNTQQHYEREHVTPYIYQHPELFALHNYSNSQDLSAYRWTLDTESDFILIEKIYASLYAKGKIFSTNEIVNLFKEMPYLSQVNAHVHQKILGE
- a CDS encoding imidazole glycerol phosphate synthase cyclase subunit → MLKNRLIPVLLLKNGLLVRSELFKIHQIIGNPIYEVRRFNEWNVDELIYLDISSDEQYDLRRDDHRVKGLNNALDILDEVSKTCFMPLTWGGRIRSVEDMRDRISRGADKITINTAAVHTPELITQGAKVFGSQAIVVSIDVLRHPNGETEVFIDGGQTPTGKKPEELAKEVEARGAGEILLNSIDRDGTGRGYDLDLISAVASVTTIPVIACGGVGRYEDYAKGIKAGASAVAAANIWHFKELSDRGGKRALLKAGINVRL
- the hisH gene encoding imidazole glycerol phosphate synthase subunit HisH, which encodes MMNLSNIQVAIIDYGMGNLRSVANALDVLKCPVIITNNPQDLKQASHIILPGVGAFADGIKNLQIGGWIEVLEEEVREKRKPFLGICLGMQLLATIGTEHGTHKGLNWISGTVERLQIPDTSIRVPHVGWNDANFVKKDNLFVGLGNAQAFYFVHSYVLLPEDISIVSSTADHGVNFVSSIEVKNIYATQFHPEKSQKAGLAVLTNFIKAGVSHA